From the genome of Burkholderiales bacterium:
ATTGCTCGGCGGCGTGAGCGGTGGCGAGCGCGGCGAGCAGTAGAGGCAGTGCAGCGAATCGCGGTTTCATGGTCTGTCCATCGAGGGAAATCACGAAAGCGCGATGATACCTTGCGCCCTCAAAAGCGTATTGACCGCAAAGGACGCAAAGGACGCAAAGGAAAGCAAAAACTAATCGGCAGAAAGCCCGTTTACTACGCGTCTGATGCCGTCGCGCAAGTGCGGCATGTTGAAGTTCAATAAAAGACCAAGCGGCCGCTTCGCCAGCTTCAGGTACGTCAGCACCTGTGCCACGTGTATCGGTGCAATGCGCTCGACGGCCTTGATCTCGACAATCAGTTGCGCGTCGACCAGTAGATCAATGCGATATCCGACGTCGAGCGTGTGGTTGCGATATCGAACGGGGACTGTCACCTGACGCTGCACAAATATTTTTCGCGATGCGAGCTCGTAGGCGAGGCAAGACTCGTAGGCGCTCTCGAGGAGACCCGGTCCCAGCTCACTGTGCACGGCCATGGCTGCGTCAATAACCGCC
Proteins encoded in this window:
- a CDS encoding GxxExxY protein, encoding MEPNLIARAVIDAAMAVHSELGPGLLESAYESCLAYELASRKIFVQRQVTVPVRYRNHTLDVGYRIDLLVDAQLIVEIKAVERIAPIHVAQVLTYLKLAKRPLGLLLNFNMPHLRDGIRRVVNGLSAD